A portion of the Ruminococcus albus AD2013 genome contains these proteins:
- a CDS encoding IS200/IS605 family element transposase accessory protein TnpB: MQIYTTYSVKIKHYNNIFKDTVIVYRHAVDYLIKVCLDNWDNIVAFKDVNRLTYIETLIHATKDNPNPIYDFDAKFYKMPSYLRRGAINDAIGKVSSYKSNLANWIKNQVGREPSNPKAGYTFPSMYRTVMYNQTGDYTAQIKVYIRNTWDWITINLKKSDMDYIYRHCSFRKQCAPTLQKRGKEWFLDFPFEEKVKLADISVYEQTIVAVDLGINTAATISVMRSDGTILGRHFCKLPKETDHLMHSINRIKKAQQHGNYKTPRLWAKAKGINHDIATKTAACIVDIAVLYNADVIVFEHLDKNGKVRGSKKQKLKLWRSQEVQSIVTNKVHRLGMRVSHICAWNTSHLAYDGSGFVLRGKFGGFNTYELCKFQNGKTYNCDLSASYNIGARYFIREILKSLDENSRLLIEAKVPQCSKRSTCTFSTLVNLNAEIIAQTA; the protein is encoded by the coding sequence GATCAAGCATTACAACAACATTTTCAAAGATACCGTTATCGTATACAGACATGCTGTAGATTACCTTATCAAAGTATGTCTTGATAATTGGGATAACATAGTTGCATTCAAAGATGTGAATAGACTCACATATATTGAAACACTGATCCATGCTACAAAAGATAATCCCAATCCAATTTATGATTTTGATGCCAAATTCTATAAGATGCCAAGTTATCTGCGTCGTGGTGCTATTAACGATGCTATTGGCAAGGTATCATCTTACAAAAGTAATCTCGCAAACTGGATTAAAAATCAGGTTGGCAGAGAACCATCAAACCCAAAAGCAGGATATACATTTCCGTCAATGTATCGTACAGTAATGTACAATCAGACCGGTGATTATACTGCTCAGATCAAAGTTTATATCCGAAACACATGGGATTGGATAACAATAAACCTTAAAAAGTCAGATATGGATTATATATACAGACATTGCAGTTTTCGCAAGCAATGCGCTCCAACACTTCAAAAACGAGGCAAGGAGTGGTTTTTGGACTTTCCGTTCGAGGAAAAGGTCAAACTTGCAGATATATCTGTGTATGAACAGACCATTGTTGCTGTAGATCTTGGTATCAACACTGCCGCTACGATTTCCGTAATGCGTTCAGATGGCACTATTCTTGGAAGGCATTTTTGTAAGCTTCCCAAAGAAACAGACCATCTGATGCATAGCATTAACCGTATAAAAAAAGCTCAGCAGCATGGTAACTATAAAACACCAAGGCTTTGGGCAAAAGCCAAAGGAATCAATCACGACATTGCCACTAAAACTGCTGCCTGCATCGTAGATATAGCCGTTCTTTATAATGCAGATGTTATTGTATTTGAGCATTTAGACAAGAACGGTAAGGTCCGCGGTTCTAAAAAGCAGAAGCTCAAGCTGTGGCGCAGTCAGGAAGTACAGTCTATTGTAACGAATAAAGTTCACAGACTGGGTATGAGAGTAAGCCATATCTGTGCATGGAATACGTCACACCTTGCCTACGATGGCAGTGGTTTTGTACTTCGTGGTAAATTCGGTGGTTTCAATACCTATGAGCTATGCAAATTTCAAAATGGCAAGACCTACAACTGTGATCTATCTGCTTCGTATAATATCGGGGCAAGATACTTTATACGTGAAATATTAAAATCCTTGGATGAGAATTCAAGGTTGCTCATTGAGGCTAAAGTACCTCAATGCAGTAAGAGAAGCACCTGCACGTTCTCTACTTTAGTTAACCTGAATGCGGAAATTATTGCTCAAACAGCATAA